In Fusarium oxysporum f. sp. lycopersici 4287 chromosome 2, whole genome shotgun sequence, a genomic segment contains:
- a CDS encoding serine/threonine-protein phosphatase 2A activator 1: MTSATPPKHQTLEILDLSSPPAFTKPSKRINEGSDVARFLTSLAYRDIGIFILQLNHALCPRIQTPSPLPRTFPLNSKPPTSPSVQALQNLLAKVENFIDQAPPDPGPRRFGNVSFRKWYAIFEEHLDELLGEGLLGETLKIGDGKAKVEVSSYLLGGFGSVQRLDYGTGHELSFIAFLGCLWKLGYFKDGQQGGEIEREIVLKVIEPYLNVVRKLILTYTLEPAGSHGVWGLDDHSFMPYVFGSAQLTRPINDDEPMPLEGSVKGAPKPSDVTKAAVVEDQRQVNMYFSAIGFINDVKKGPFWEHSPILFDISGIRDGWGKINKGMIKMFNAEVLSKFPVVQHFPFGSLFSWDVDPDAATPAQSVHMANQPTTAGPVPSGPGTAAPWAQAARMPVPPVAGIPYTRMPPPGPSSGSLARPPRGAAPTSESTSAQITVTKAPWARDS, translated from the exons ATGACGTCCGCAACCCCTCCAAAACACCAGACTCTCGAGATCTTGGACCTCAGCTCCCCACCAGCATTCACCAAGCCCTCGAAGCGCATCAACGAAGGCTCCGACGTCGCACGcttcctcaccagcctcgCCTACCGCGATATCGGAATCTTCATCCTCCAGCTTAACCACGCCTTATGTCCTCGAATCCAAACACCGTCACCCCTCCCCCGCACCTTTCCCCTCAATTCGAAACCGCCGACGTCGCCGTCCGTCCAAGCTCTACAGAACCTTTTGGCAAAGGtcgagaacttcatcgaccaaGCACCGCCTGACCCCGGTCCTCGACGATTTGGAAATGTCAGCTTTCGAAAGTGGTATGCTATCTTTGAGGAGCATTTGGACGAGCTGTTAGGAGAAGGGCTTCTAGGTGAAACACTCAAGATTGGCGATGGAAAGGCGAAAGTGGAAGTCTCTAGCTACCTACTTGGTGGTTTCGGCAGCGTTCAAAGATTAGACTATGGAACTGGGCATGAGCTCAGCTTTATAGCGTTTCTTGGGTGTCTATGGAAGCTGGGTTACTTCAAGGATGGACAGCAAGGAGGCGAGATCGAGCGCGAGATCGTCCTCAAGGTTATCGAACC ATATCTCAACGTGGTGAGAAAACTCATCCTAACCTACACTCTCGAACCCGCTGGTTCCCACGGCGTCTGGGGCCTCGACGATCATTCCTTCATGCCATACGTATTCGGCTCCGCGCAACTTACACGACCCATAAACGATGACGAGCCGATGCCTTTGGAGGGATCTGTCAAAGGTGCGCCGAAGCCTAGCGACGTTACCAAAGCCGCTGTGGTGGAGGACCAGCGACAGGTCAACATGTACTTTTCTGCCattggcttcatcaacgaTGTTAAGAAGGGCCCATTTTGGGAACACAGTCCTATTCTCTTTGATATATCCGGTATTCGAGACGGCTGGggcaagatcaacaaggGTATGATCAAGATGTTCAACGCTGAAGTGCTGTCAAAGTTCCCCGTTGTCCAGCACTTCCCATTCGgttccctcttctcttggGATGTTGATCCAGATGCTGCAACTCCGGCACAAAGCGTCCATATGGCGAACCAGCCAACCACAGCAGGCCCAGTACCTTCAGGGCCCGGAACAGCTGCACCATGGGCTCAAGCTGCCAGAATGCCAGTTCCACCAGTAGCCGGCATTCCCTATACTCGGATGCCACCACCAGGACCCAGTTCAGGGTCACTTGCTAGACCACCTCGAGGCGCTGCGCCTACGAGTGAATCTACGAGTGCACAAATCACTGTTACCAAAGCACCGTGGGCTAGAGATTCATAG